A stretch of Brassica napus cultivar Da-Ae chromosome C6, Da-Ae, whole genome shotgun sequence DNA encodes these proteins:
- the LOC125588543 gene encoding phenolic glucoside malonyltransferase 2-like, protein MTIHIVEVSRITPAPNSDSVLNSSNLLTIPLTFFDLPWLVFKPAKRVFFYRLIESTREQFHSFILPKLKLSLSLVLRDYLPLCDRITWDPNEPKPSIVVSKNDAVLVSIAESDADFSIFSGYGQRPASEIHNSLPEVPVSDDSASALSLQITLFPGQGFSIGVAAHHGVSDGKTSTMFIKAWAH, encoded by the coding sequence ATGACAATACACATCGTTGAGGTTTCACGAATCACCCCCGCTCCCAACTCAGACTCCGTCCTAAACTCATCCAACTTGTTAACAATCCCGTTGACTTTCTTCGATCTACCATGGCTAGTGTTCAAGCCAGCCAAGCGAGTCTTCTTCTACAGACTTATCGAGTCTACTCGTGAGCAATTCCACTCCTTCATCCTCCCTAAGCTCAAGCTCTCCCTTTCCCTCGTCCTCCGCGACTACCTCCCTCTCTGCGACCGCATCACTTGGGATCCAAACGAGCCCAAACCGAGTATCGTCGTCTCTAAAAACGACGCCGTTTTGGTTTCCATTGCCGAGAGTGACGCTgatttctctatattttctgGCTATGGGCAACGTCCAGCTTCAGAGATACACAACTCACTGCCCGAGGTACCGGTTTCCGATGACTCAGCGTCGGCCTTGTCTCTTCAAATAACGTTGTTCCCGGGCCAAGGATTCTCCATTGGCGTCGCGGCACACCACGGCGTGTCAGACGGGAAAACGTCAACCATGTTCATCAAAGCTTGGGCTCACTAG
- the LOC125589082 gene encoding uncharacterized protein LOC125589082: protein MQLGALVSIYRYKSGENCLNGVRTVDEELGSYRPPVNSNVFKSSNGTQHVYSSNCIDIGLHSSDSFPSKCETTRLAHSEPSSQPCRASTLTLHMFLCIQQSPLFRVSYFVVWTGVFVLFQWIVHACVSFWWPHPFLDLSSPYAPLWYATQTYLSIPYIGYEHQKVEIKLK from the exons ATGCAGCTTGGAGCCTTGGTGTCCATATACAGATATAAATCTGGTGAGAACTGTCTGAACGGAGTCAGAACAGTTGATGAAGAGTTAGGGTCGTATAGACCTCCTGTGAATAGTAATGTGTTTAAATCTTCGAACGGAACACAACATGTGTACTCGTCAAATTGCATCGACATTGGGTTACATTCATCAGATTCTTTTCCAAGCAAGTGTGAGACAACCCGTCTCGCTCATTCGGAACCCAGCTCACAACCCTGCAGGGCATCGACCCTAACCCTTCACAT GTTTCTTTGCATCCAGCAGTCCCCATTGTTCAGGGTTTCATACTTTGTAGTATGGACCGGTGTATTCGTGCTATTCCAATGGATTGTTCATGCTTGTGTCTCCTTTTG GTGGCCACACCCATTCTTGGATTTATCATCACCATATGCCCCTTTATGGTACGCTACACAAACTTACCTCTCCATCCCATATATCGGTTATGAGCACCAAAAAGTAGAGATCAAACTCAAGTAG
- the LOC106405966 gene encoding phenolic glucoside malonyltransferase 2-like codes for MTIHIVEVSEVTPAPNLDSVLNSRQLPAKRVFFYRLIESTREHFHSFILPKLKLSLSLVLRDYLPLCGRITWELNEPKPSIVVSQNDAILVTIAETDADFSLLSGYGQRPASELHNLLPEVPVFDDSAKVLSLQITLFQSQGFSIGVAAHHGVSDGKTSTMFVKAWAHVCKQHLKENNVVVPLPETLTPSFDRSLIKDTTGLDEQMIKIVRSMKQDKTNVSRSLSPIPAWELGDDFVFTTLVLSRGDVEKLRERVKSKSPSQLHLSTFVIAYAYVWTCLVKARGGNMERPVSFLFVADFRERLDPPLPATYFGNCMFPAGSYNSKTAADFAGEGGFVTAVEILSGLVKDFSSRKIETIAEEYKMVFDYAVVSSQFGAVAGSTRLGVYESDFGWGRPVKVDAVSIDGNKISMAERRDESGGIEIGMCMNKAELDIVLTLFSSGLQN; via the exons ATGACAATACACATCGTTGAGGTTTCAGAAGTCACCCCCGCTCCCAACTTAGACTCCGTCCTAAACTCCCGCCAACTC CCAGCCAAGCGAGTCTTCTTCTACAGACTTATCGAATCGACTCGTGAGCATTTCCACTCATTCATCCTCCCTAAGCTCAAGCTCTCCCTTTCCCTCGTCCTCCGCGACTACCTCCCTCTCTGCGGCCGCATCACTTGGGAGCTAAACGAGCCCAAACCTAGCATCGTCGTCTCTCAAAACGACGCCATTTTGGTTACCATCGCTGAAACTGACGCtgatttctctcttctttccgGTTATGGACAACGTCCAGCTTCCGAGTTACACAACTTACTGCCTGAGGTACCGGTTTTTGATGACTCAGCGAAGGTCTTATCTCTTCAAATAACGTTGTTCCAGAGCCAAGGATTCTCCATTGGCGTCGCGGCACACCACGGCGTTTCAGACGGAAAAACGTCAACCATGTTCGTCAAAGCTTGGGCTCACGTGTGCAAACAGCACCTCAAAGAAAACAATGTCGTTGTCCCTCTACCGGAGACTCTAACTCCGTCTTTTGATAGGTCGTTGATCAAAGATACAACAGGACTCGATGAACAGATGATCAAGATCGTGAGATCGATGAAACAAGACAAAACCAACGTGAGCAGAAGCCTGAGTCCTATTCCTGCATGGGAACTTGGAGACGACTTCGTTTTCACCACGCTCGTGCTGTCACGCGGTGACGTTGAAAAACTCCGCGAGCGAGTCAAGAGCAAGTCACCAAGTCAGCTCCACCTGTCGACTTTTGTCATCGCTTACGCTTACGTGTGGACATGCCTCGTGAAAGCGCGTGGAGGAAACATGGAGAGACCCGTGAGTTTCCTCTTCGTTGCGGATTTCAGAGAGCGGCTCGATCCGCCTCTTCCGGCGACTTACTTTGGAAACTGCATGTTTCCGGCGGGTAGCTACAACAGCAAGACGGCGGCGGATTTCGCGGGAGAAGGAGGGTTTGTAACAGCGGTGGAGATACTCAGCGGTTTGGTGAAAGATTTTAGTTCAAGAAAGATAGAGACGATTGCGGAAGAATACAAGATGGTATTTGATTACGCGGTTGTGTCCTCACAGTTCGGGGCCGTTGCTGGGTCGACCCGGTTGGGTGTGTACGAGTCGGATTTCGGGTGGGGAAGACCCGTTAAGGTTGATGCTGTCTCCATTGATGGAAACAAAATCTCAATGGCAGAGAGACGCGACGAATCAGGTGGCATCGAGATCGGAATGTGCATGAATAAAGCTGAACTTGACATCGTCCTTACTTTGTTCAGTAGTGGTTTACAAAACTAA
- the LOC106417870 gene encoding phenolic glucoside malonyltransferase 2-like, giving the protein MLFPNYCVPLESFLSLPPMTMHVVEVSRVTPAPDSDSVQNSVNSLAIPLTFFDIPWLVFNPVKRVFFYKITGSTRENFHSFILPKLKLSLSLVLRDYLHLCGCITSNPNEPKPSIVVSQKDAVSVTIAETDADFSLLSSYGQRPAFELHALIPELPVSDDSAKVLSLQITLFPEQGFSIGVAAHHGVVDGKMSTMFVKAWAHTCKQENRVVAPLPEALTPSLDRSLIKDTTGLDEQMIRIVRSLKQGKLIGRGGLSSAPASEGRDDDVVFATLVLSRGDVERLRERVKNESPDPSQLHLSTFVISYAYMWTCLVKARGGNMERSVSFLFVADFRERLDPPLPATYFGNCMFPAGCYNSMTAAEFAGEGGFVTAVEILSGMVKGLSSRKIETIAEEFKISFDCFAVTSQFGSLAGSTRLGVYDSDFGWGRPVKVDVVSIEGNTISMAERREESGGIELGLCMKKADLDIVLTLFNKGLQN; this is encoded by the coding sequence ATGCTTTTCCCAAACTATTGTGTTCCCCTTGAATCTTTTCTTTCGTTACCACCAATGACAATGCACGTCGTTGAGGTTTCCCGAGTCACCCCCGCTCCTGACTCAGACTCGGTCCAAAACTCAGTCAACTCGCTCGCTATCCCGTTGACTTTCTTCGACATACCATGGCTAGTGTTCAACCCTGTCAAGCGAGTGTTCTTCTACAAGATCACCGGGTCGACTCGTGAGAATTTCCACTCATTCATCCTCCCTAAGCTCAAGCTCTCCCTTTCCCTCGTCCTCCGCGACTACCTCCATCTCTGCGGCTGCATCACCTCGAACCCAAACGAGCCCAAACCTAGCATCGTCGTCTCACAAAAAGACGCCGTTTCGGTTACCATCGCTGAAACTGACGCTGACTTCTCTCTTCTTTCCAGCTATGGACAACGTCCAGCTTTCGAGCTGCACGCTCTGATACCCGAGTTACCGGTTTCAGATGACTCAGCGAAGGTCTTATCTCTTCAGATCACCTTGTTCCCGGAGCAAGGATTCTCCATCGGCGTTGCCGCACACCACGGCGTTGTAGACGGAAAAATGTCAACCATGTTCGTCAAAGCTTGGGCTCACACGTGCAAACAAGAAAACAGAGTCGTCGCCCCTCTACCGGAGGCTCTAACTCCGTCTCTCGATCGGTCGTTGATCAAAGATACAACGGGACTCGATGAGCAGATGATCAGGATCGTGAGATCTCTGAAACAAGGCAAACTCATCGGCAGGGGAGGCCTGAGCTCAGCTCCCGCCTCGGAAGGCAGAGACGACGACGTCGTATTCGCCACGCTCGTGCTGTCACGAGGTGACGTCGAGAGACTCCGGGAGCGAGTCAAGAACGAGTCGCCAGATCCGAGTCAGCTCCACTTGTCGACTTTCGTCATCTCCTACGCTTACATGTGGACATGCCTCGTGAAGGCGCGTGGAGGAAACATGGAGAGATCCGTGAGTTTCCTCTTCGTTGCTGATTTCAGAGAGCGGCTTGATCCGCCTCTTCCTGCCACTTACTTCGGAAACTGTATGTTTCCAGCGGGTTGCTACAACAGCATGACGGCGGCGGAGTTTGCTGGAGAGGGAGGTTTTGTAACGGCGGTGGAGATACTCAGCGGTATGGTGAAAGGGTTGAGTTCAAGAAAGATAGAGACGATCGCTGAAGAATTCAAGATTAGTTTTGATTGCTTTGCTGTCACGTCACAGTTCGGGTCGTTAGCCGGGTCCACCCGGTTGGGTGTATACGACTCGGACTTCGGATGGGGAAGACCAGTTAAGGTTGATGTTGTCTCCATCGAAGGAAACACAATCTCAATGGCAGAGAGACGTGAGGAATCAGGTGGCATTGAGCTCGGACTGTGCATGAAGAAGGCTGACTTGGACATCGTCCTTACTTTGTTCAACAAAGGTTTACAAAACTAA